Sequence from the Deltaproteobacteria bacterium genome:
ATGTTGAGCAGTGGAATTACGGGAATCGAAAAGGGTTCGAAGTACGGTATCGAAATGCTAAGTAAGGAAGCTTCGTATGCGGCCTATTATGCAAGTGCCTACGATGGTTTGTTTGGCCGCTTTGGAAAATACCAAATCATGCACGAGGCAGCGGGCGCTGCCGTAGACGGCTCTGGCTCATTTGAGATGAATGCCTTTAAGAAGGCAAGGGATGTCGTCAAGAAAGACGTAGACCGTTTAAAGACAGCCGTAGAGTTTGGAACTGACATAATAGGGTTCCTGTTAAATAATTTAAATAGTTTATCCGGTCAATCAATGCGCGGGCTAGCGGCGCTTGGAGGTATTGGGCTTGCTCATCTAGATACATCAAAATTAGCAGACAAATTACCCAATTTTAAGGACGATAGTAGCATACCTGAAGACAATTTTATCGATCGATATAGAAAGTTCGATCCGCTAAATAGTCTCTTTGACCCTACTAAGGATTGGCCGTGGAGGCGAGATGTAGACCAAAAGGGGGCGAAGGAGTAAATGGCCGCGGCAACGGGAACATTGATGGCGGCAGCACTTGAGACGTCAGGCTATAAGGGCTTATCCATAGTTCTTGCTGAGCTAGGTGTGATGATTGGCGAAATGGGTGCGCTCATATACATGACGTGCGCGATAAGTGCCATCATTAGTGTTTCATTGATGGGAAATTATAGGGCAGCGGTATGGTTTCTAGTTGGGCCTGGGCTTTTTTGGTGGCTTATAGATCCGCAAGTAAATTCAAGCGGAGCTGAGTGGCAATACGGAAAAACTAAGAGTCAAAAAGAGGTGCTGGACGTCCTTGGTGCTAAGGACAGCGTTAATGCTAAAGTTCCTTGGCTGTTTGATGCCTACAATCAACTCATCTCAGATTTAATCCAGTCGTTTATCGGAGTAGTTACAAACGGCGATTTAGCCAAGCAGATAAAGTTCATGAGTAGGCAACGCATCATGGACAGGCTATTTCGGGCAGAGCTCGATAACCCTGGGCTATTAGCGCTAATACATCGAGGCATTAAGGGCGCTTGTGCCAAGGAGATGAACAATGCACGCATGATTGCCTTGGGAAATAGGGAGTCAGAGTGGTTTACTGATATGAACAACGGTTCCCCAGAATATCGTGCCGCTATAGGGGAGTATGTAAGCGATATTAAGCGCTACGACATTACTTTAGATGCCAATACGCCGGAGTACAATTACCTTTATGACTTGTTTAACGCAGTTAGAATAGAACAGAGTAAGAATAATTTCGATCTAAACTGCAATAGCGACCGGACAGATAGCAATCTCGATATCGATTTTACCAAGGATGGGTTTACACCTGAGGAAGTACTGCATCGGCCAGTGAGTTGCAGGCAATTATGGTGCTGGACTGGCATAGGTTTGGCTAAGGAAGCTGGACAGTTACAGAAAGATGCTGAGAAAAAATACATTGCGAAGTACGCCGATGGAAAGGAGGAGTATAAAAATATTTACGAGGAGATCTGGAATGAAATAGCCGTAAAACTCTTGCCCACTACAGTAGATACGTCTCATGGGACGGATGTATCGGTTATCCCTATTGTCGTAGGGGGGATATTGCTACGAAAAACTCTGTTAAGCGATACGCGCTCTGGCACGTATCAGGAGTTAGCAAATCATTCGGGCGTATACACTAGGCCATACAACTTTAGCGTTAAAATGACTAAAGACCAGGTAAACGATTTTACGCAGCAGAGTCATAAGCATACGATGGCACAATCGCAGAGATACGAGATGTTTATTTTTGCGCAAGTGATACCCTATTTGCAGGGTATATTCCTTTATGCGCTTGCAATCACGTTTCCATTTTTTGCCCTGCTAGTAGTTATCCCTGGGAAGGCGATGTCGTTTTTTAGCTGGTTTGCAATTTGGACTTGGGTAAAGAGCTGGGACTTGGGGTATGCCATAGTATACGTGATAGATGATTTTTGGTGGGACTTGATGCCTCATAGTTCTGTGTACAATCCCGATCAAGATACAAATCATGGGCCCATTAGCATTCTCGAAATGGCTTTTCAGCACGACCCGGCCTACCATTTGTCGCATTATTACATGATTATTGGTGTGCTAATAAGTGCAGTTCCTGTGCTTGCTGCAAAACTAGTTCTTGGCTCTAAACAAGCCATGGCTGGAATGCTCGTAAATGGTTTAAAATCCATGAGTCAAAAACTTTCGGGTTCAGTTGCAAACCGCGTGGCACATGACCAGGTGATGAGGACTGATTACATTCGAGAAAAATTCCTACGAGATTATGTAAACCAGCGCTTGCATCAAGATGCAAACAGCAGTGTGACGCGGGCAAAGGCAGAAGCAGATAAATCGACTGGCTGGGGAAAGGCTTTAAAATGGGCAGGAATCGGTGCGCTTGGGGTCGCCGCGGGGGTTGGCATAGCCGCGCTTACTATAGGAAGTGGTGGGCTGTTGGGGATGGCTGTTGCCGGAGCTGCGGCTGCCTATTATACGCACGGCACTGGAATTAATATGTTAAGAAGTGCAAATAATGCTCGAGCAAAGATTCTTAGCAGCAATGCCGAGTTGCATTACTTCAATGCTACCCAAACGCCAGAATTCTACACTATGAATGCCATTCGTTCTGGCCTTAGCGGCAGAGGTGAGTTTTGGAATCAAACTGATGCGCCGAAAGACGCCGCCGCAGCGCTTAAAGCTACAGAGATGCATCTAAAGCGACAAAGGTGGTCAGAGGCGGCCCGCGCTGCTGCAAACGACGTCGTGGTCGGTGTGAGAAAATTTTTTGGATTTTAGTTTGTTTATGGGGTTTCGAAATAGGCAGTGGAGCAAATACTAGAAACAAGTGATGGTGTAGTTGGAGCAGCTGGGCAGTTTATTGCGGCTGTTATGGAGACAGCTGGCCTATATGCACAGAGCCAGGTGCTAGAGAATTTTTCGCCGTTTTTTCAGTCACTTGGTGCGCTTCTATATATGATGGCGGCTTTGAGTGCTATATTGTCTGTGGCCTTATACGGCAACTATCGCATGGGTGCATATCTGATACTTGCCCCAGCCATATTTTGGTGGATACTTACTGCTACTAATCCTGTTACCTCTACTGCTCACGGTGTGACAAACGATGCTAATTCGCAGGAGCAAATTGGATTCTTGAGTTATGCAGGAGATCCAAAGCGTTATAGAGATGCGAAAGATTTAAATCGCTACAAGCACGCAGAAGTATCAGAATTTTTTATTTACTACGACAATTTAATTTCAAATATTATCCAAACGGTTTCGAGTTTTTTAGTCGACATGCAAAAGCGAGAAGACCTTTTGTTCGTGGCGCGAGAGCGCGTCATGACTCGAGTGCTGCAAAATCGAGTCGAGGACAAAAATTTCTTGCGTCTCTTAAGCCGTGGATTAATGGGAAACTGTGCCAAGGCAATAGCCCTTAAAAAAGACATTTCTTCGCCTCGTCTGCAAAATACTACTCCAGAGGATCCAGAGTACGCCTCTAAAATTAAGGAGAGGGAGGACAAGGAGGCGCGGTATCAAGCTCTTATTAAGGAGCTAGTACCACTAGAAGGGGATTTGCGCGTCTATGTAACTAGCCTGGGGTTTTCACCTGGAGACAACGTGACTTGCAAAGACGTGTGGGATTACACAAAGCAGGCTTGCCTTTTAAAGGCTAAGGAGGATCTAAAACCACAGGAGCGCGAACTAGCCTTAGATGAAGATAAGAACGTAAATTGGGACAATGTGTATGAGGAGGTGAAGAAAAAGCTCGTAGGAAATGACGAAAAGGATTTAACCAAAGCGTTTGAAATCTTAGCAGCGTATTACCTAAAAAACAGCATTGCAAATACCGCCCACGGTGCCATGCTTAACAATTTGTCCAACAAGGAGCCCATGCATGGCCGTATGCAGAGAAATATATTTGGCAATATCGCTGGCCATGAATCGAATGGGGGCAGGATGATAATAACTTATTTTGCTGGCTCAGTTCCATATATTCAAGGAGTCTTGCTGTATATTCTCACGGCGGCATTTCCTTTTTTTAGTTTTTGCTTACTGTTGCCCGGAAGAATTAGCGGATTCTTTGTTTGGATGTCGCTATGGCTGTGGGTAAAGAGCTGGGATGTTGGATTTGCCTTTGTGCACTTTATGCGGGACATATTTTGGGATTCCATGCCGCATGCCGGGGAAGTAAGGACGGATGCAAATTGGGGCACATTTGAGGACTTGGACTGGGCAGATCCTTCTAGTGTATTTAATCTAATTTACTTAAACGATCCAACGTCAAGTTTAAATACTTATTATTCGATTATCGCCTTGCTTACGCTTTCGGTTCCGGCACTAACCGCGCACTTATGCATGGGGGCAACTGACCTATACAATGCGCTAAAGCTTAGCATTAATGGACAGGCCGAGCGCTGGGGCCCAGATGTTGTAAAGGGCCATAGGAGAAATGAAGCTACGATTAAACACGCAGCGCTAGAGTATAACGAAGCAAAGGCGGCTGAGGCGGCAGCGCTAAAGGCTTATCAGAATTTGGGCCAAACATCCGATGGGGTTAGTCGCGCTTCGACTGGTGATGGAGCTCCAGCTCGTTATGCCCGCGGAGAGGCAGATAAGAAGGCGTTTGATTATGGCTTTGGCGCTGAGCAAAGGGAGCTAGCAAACGATCGCGCGGCATTAGAGGGCAGAAGGATGTCCTGGCGCAAGGGGACCTCGCAGCTTGGAATACTTGCTGAGGGGAATAAGGAGAGAGAGCAGTACGAAGCTCGTTCGGCAGTGAGTGGAAGCCATATTCCTGGCATTGCATCGGAAAAGGCCGATAATACAAATACTACTTATCAACATCCTCCTAAAACCAAGCCCTTTACGGGAGGTGAAAGCGATTAGTTTTGCCGAAATCTTATTGCATGGAGGGCATAGGCGAGAGCGTTTATGGGTTATGAGATAGCAGATACCAAAATGATTGGCAGCGTGGGCACGCTGGTTGCTGCTGGTCTGGAAACTGCTGGCCACCATTTGCAGGCTGAATTCCTAAAGATTCTCGATGCGGGTTTGGCCAGTGACTTAGGTGCTCTTCTCTACGTGATTTCCGTCATTTCGGCCTTGGTCTGCATTGCGGTAGGGGGAAGATACAAGTTTGGCGCATGGCTGTTAATTGGCCCAGCGCTGTATTGGTGGGTGATTAGCACGAGAGTTGAAAGTTATGGAGCCAAATGGGTGTTTGGCGATAGGCAGCATAGCACCGAAATGGTTTTTAAGTCGGTTGAAGGGGTTGCTGATGGCAAGTCGCAAATTGCAAACAATTCGTCAAAGGAGAGTGATAAGAATGAACTTAAGCCGGTAAAAGTCGCGCAGGTGTTTGCTATATGGAACAATTTTGTTTCGAGCTTGATGCGCGGCTTAACGTCAGCTCTCTATTTAACGGACGTAAAAAGCGATGTAAGTTTTGTTCAGCGGGCCGAGCGATATGTAAAACTCTTTAACCTAAAAGTCGAGGATCCGGAAGTAGAAAAGTTTTTAAAGCTAATCACCTTAGGTCCTAAATGCGTTGAATACTATGGTTTGCAGCAAGCTCTTTACATTGGGGCAAGAACTGAGCACGAGAATGAGGCAATTAGGGCAAAGTTAAAACAAATCGACTCGCAAGTTACTATAACTAGGCAGGACGAAAATTATCCAATTATTGAAGAGCTGTATAAGGGCAACTATTTTGGAGAAGGCGTCAAAGAATTAAAGGAGGCTTACGTTTGTAGGGATTTGTGGGACTTAGCGATATTGGCGCTAAAAAACGAGGCAAACAAGCTCGTTAGTAGGGTAGCAGATGCAGGGCGAGTTCAGGGTTTGGAGCAGAAGGATGTCTTAAAGGATTTAGGGAAAAAGTTTAATCCAAACGGAGAGCTGTGTAATTACAAGGACGAGATGGGCAATGAGGCTTCGTTGTCGGAACAAGAGTGTAGCGACCAACAAGTTCTCATTATGGTAAACGCCATTGCCGTAAAGCTATTTATGGAGTCCGCAAAGGAAATAAATCCTAGTTTAGCACAGCTTTCACTTAGTAGGCATTTAAGAATCGAATCTGACAAGCATCCCTATAACAAGATGTACCCAAACGATCCAGGTAAAAAGGATCACTTTGATGTATCTCGTGATTTGCGACACTTAGCCCCTGGGTATGAATATGTGGGAAAGGGAGAGTATTTATCAGCGGTTCTCGCCCTTCCGTACCTACAGGGGATAGTGCTTTACTTTCTTTCGCTCTCATTTCCTTTCTTTAGTTTCGCGCTAATTATTCCCGGAAGGCATCGCACATTTTTCACCTGGATGGCGTTATGGTTTTGGGCAAAGAGCTGGGATTTTGGCTATGCGGTTGTGATGATTATAGATGAATTGCTCTATGCCCTACTTCCCCATGGACCACAGTTAGTTGGGGATAAGTTAAGCAATCCAGGTGAGGCGTTTCAGATGGTGTTGGCTGCTGATCCTACTTATTCCGTTCAGATTTACTACAACATAATGGCAACGCTAATCCTCGGCGTGCCGGCACTCACCGGGATGTTTGTAAAAAGAGCAGGGGGTGAAATTTTAGATGCTGTAAATAATGGATTTAGCCAGTTTTCGGGGAATATCGG
This genomic interval carries:
- a CDS encoding conjugal transfer protein TraG N-terminal domain-containing protein — encoded protein: MAAATGTLMAAALETSGYKGLSIVLAELGVMIGEMGALIYMTCAISAIISVSLMGNYRAAVWFLVGPGLFWWLIDPQVNSSGAEWQYGKTKSQKEVLDVLGAKDSVNAKVPWLFDAYNQLISDLIQSFIGVVTNGDLAKQIKFMSRQRIMDRLFRAELDNPGLLALIHRGIKGACAKEMNNARMIALGNRESEWFTDMNNGSPEYRAAIGEYVSDIKRYDITLDANTPEYNYLYDLFNAVRIEQSKNNFDLNCNSDRTDSNLDIDFTKDGFTPEEVLHRPVSCRQLWCWTGIGLAKEAGQLQKDAEKKYIAKYADGKEEYKNIYEEIWNEIAVKLLPTTVDTSHGTDVSVIPIVVGGILLRKTLLSDTRSGTYQELANHSGVYTRPYNFSVKMTKDQVNDFTQQSHKHTMAQSQRYEMFIFAQVIPYLQGIFLYALAITFPFFALLVVIPGKAMSFFSWFAIWTWVKSWDLGYAIVYVIDDFWWDLMPHSSVYNPDQDTNHGPISILEMAFQHDPAYHLSHYYMIIGVLISAVPVLAAKLVLGSKQAMAGMLVNGLKSMSQKLSGSVANRVAHDQVMRTDYIREKFLRDYVNQRLHQDANSSVTRAKAEADKSTGWGKALKWAGIGALGVAAGVGIAALTIGSGGLLGMAVAGAAAAYYTHGTGINMLRSANNARAKILSSNAELHYFNATQTPEFYTMNAIRSGLSGRGEFWNQTDAPKDAAAALKATEMHLKRQRWSEAARAAANDVVVGVRKFFGF